The Algoriphagus sp. TR-M9 genome has a window encoding:
- a CDS encoding agmatine deiminase family protein, whose protein sequence is MTDIFGLAHSGAKTPAEMGYYFPAEFAPHASTWLSWPHKEGSWPGKLDTIFAPYSEFIKYVAIGEIVNINVSNEAMKSFALGHLEKAGVNLDQIRFHFFPTNDAWCRDHGPSFLINPNADVKKVLVKWNYNAWGEKYPPHNLDNQIPIKIAEELGIPCFKPGIVMEGGAVEFNGKGTLLTSEACLLNENRNPHLKQDQIERYLQDFYGVKQILWVGDGIVGDDTDGHIDDITRFVNEDTVVTAVEKNRADENYTLLQENLERLHKMRLESGKQLNVIELPMPSPVVWDDQRLPASYANFYISNHAVVVPTFRDKNDQIALDILSACFSDRKVVGVDSTDIIWGLGSFHCLSQQEPAV, encoded by the coding sequence ATGACAGATATATTTGGACTTGCCCACTCCGGTGCAAAAACACCCGCTGAGATGGGATACTATTTTCCGGCTGAATTTGCCCCTCATGCTTCCACCTGGCTGAGTTGGCCGCATAAGGAAGGTTCCTGGCCGGGGAAGTTGGATACTATTTTTGCGCCCTATTCGGAGTTTATCAAGTATGTGGCCATAGGAGAAATCGTGAATATCAATGTAAGTAATGAAGCGATGAAATCATTTGCCTTGGGCCACCTTGAAAAAGCCGGAGTAAATCTAGATCAAATCCGTTTTCATTTCTTTCCTACAAATGATGCTTGGTGCAGAGACCATGGCCCGTCTTTTCTGATCAATCCAAATGCGGATGTGAAAAAAGTCCTGGTAAAATGGAATTATAATGCTTGGGGCGAAAAGTATCCTCCGCATAACCTGGATAACCAGATTCCAATCAAAATCGCAGAGGAACTTGGAATTCCTTGCTTCAAGCCGGGAATCGTCATGGAAGGAGGAGCAGTTGAGTTTAATGGAAAAGGAACATTGTTGACCTCAGAAGCTTGTCTTTTGAACGAAAATAGAAACCCCCATCTGAAGCAGGATCAGATCGAGCGATACCTTCAGGATTTTTATGGGGTGAAGCAAATCCTTTGGGTGGGTGACGGGATAGTCGGTGATGACACTGATGGGCATATCGATGATATCACCCGCTTTGTGAATGAAGATACGGTGGTCACAGCAGTGGAGAAAAACAGGGCTGATGAGAACTATACCCTGCTTCAGGAGAATTTGGAGCGACTGCATAAAATGCGGCTGGAAAGTGGGAAACAGCTGAATGTAATAGAGCTTCCCATGCCTTCACCTGTGGTCTGGGATGATCAGAGATTGCCGGCTTCCTATGCCAATTTCTACATTTCAAATCATGCAGTGGTGGTCCCTACCTTTCGCGACAAAAATGACCAAATAGCTTTGGATATTCTTTCAGCTTGTTTTTCCGACCGAAAGGTGGTGGGAGTGGACTCCACAGATATCATTTGGGGACTGGGAAGTTTTCACTGCCTTAGTCAGCAGGAGCCGGCTGTATAA
- a CDS encoding DUF4197 domain-containing protein, which produces MLQIRSKTSQFATLLLLLFFSSCTSYSPITGAMGQSTDSSSSYDPTSGEINAGLKEALEKATGISTERLSAKDGYLGNLDVKILFPEEAKNIENTLRSIGLGSLVDQVITSVNRAAEEAAIEAKPIFENAIRQMTITDVKNILLGEHDAATQYFNKSTSPQLTEKFSPIIDSSLKKTDATKYWSDVMSNYNKVPFVKKVDTDLTAYVTKKAIEGLFVEIAKEEVKIRESISSRTTPLLKKVFGYAAEEEKK; this is translated from the coding sequence ATGCTACAAATACGCTCAAAAACCAGCCAATTCGCCACTTTACTTCTGCTACTATTCTTCTCCTCCTGCACCTCCTATAGCCCCATCACTGGTGCCATGGGGCAGAGCACTGATTCTTCATCTAGCTATGACCCTACGTCCGGGGAGATCAATGCAGGACTAAAGGAAGCACTGGAGAAAGCAACCGGAATAAGTACCGAAAGGCTATCTGCCAAAGATGGGTATTTGGGTAATCTGGACGTCAAAATCCTTTTCCCGGAAGAAGCCAAAAATATAGAAAACACCCTCCGGTCTATTGGATTGGGAAGCTTAGTAGATCAGGTGATCACCAGTGTCAATCGCGCAGCAGAGGAGGCAGCGATTGAGGCAAAACCTATTTTTGAAAATGCCATTCGGCAAATGACCATCACTGATGTAAAAAACATTCTGCTGGGCGAACACGACGCCGCCACTCAGTATTTTAATAAAAGTACATCCCCGCAGCTCACAGAAAAATTTTCTCCCATCATAGATTCTTCCTTGAAAAAAACTGATGCGACCAAATACTGGTCAGATGTCATGAGTAACTATAACAAAGTGCCTTTTGTAAAAAAAGTAGATACTGACCTGACCGCCTATGTGACCAAAAAAGCCATAGAGGGGTTATTTGTGGAAATAGCCAAGGAGGAGGTCAAAATCAGAGAAAGTATTTCCTCCCGAACCACACCTCTACTGAAAAAAGTATTTGGATATGCAGCTGAAGAAGAGAAAAAGTAA